One segment of Phragmites australis chromosome 13, lpPhrAust1.1, whole genome shotgun sequence DNA contains the following:
- the LOC133887934 gene encoding uncharacterized protein LOC133887934 isoform X2: MAADSSMGFHQGITASMYNHHMLSFQSSSDVRISGGATGGMVMAPRSVSGTSSNAGLFLSPNSGVIGNASGVGPSRSSSGDVLRGTGAPKYKFVTGSPSEWSDRELGILKEGLVRYAREPNIMKYIKIAAMLPNRTIRDVALRCWWATGKDRRKKPDGFYTGKKLRDMKQIQEKMVASAPMANFHMAPTNNISPFSISMQHPNQHCQVPKEAPVVDSATQLLLEENNQLLNQIAANIETFKIEQNTDLFLHTSNNIKTILSRMSETPGIMGQMTMLPVTVNEDQLNSLLQLNRMVASYGATHPSHTKQEPRS; this comes from the exons ATGGCCGCTGATTCCAGCATGGGGTTTCACCAGGGGATCACCGCCTCGATGTACAACCACCACATGCTCTCTTTCCAATCAAGCAGCGACGTAAGAATCAGCGGCGGCGCTACCGGTGGTATGGTCATGGCCCCGAGGAGTGTGAGTGGGACCAGTAGCAACGCCGGTTTGTTCCTCTCCCCAAACTCCGGCGTCATCGGCAACGCGTCGGGGGTTGGCCCGTCAAGGAGCTCGTCGGGGGATGTGTTACGTGGTACGGGGGCGCCCAAGTATAAGTTTGTCACTGGTTCGCCTTCGGAGTGGAGTGACCGGGAGCTGGGTATACTGAAGGAAGGGCTTGTAAG ATATGCTCGTGAACCTAATATCATGAAGTACATCAAGATAGCGGCTATGCTGCCCAACAGGACCATTAGGGATGTTGCATTGCGGTGCTGGTGGGCTACA GGTAAAGACAGAAGGAAGAAGCCTGATGGATTTTATACAGGGAAAAAGTTAAGAGACATGAAG CAAATCCAGGAAAAAATGGTTGCATCTGCCCCGATGGCTAATTTTCACATGGCACCCACAAACAACATATCCCCTTTCTCAATATCGATGCAACATCCAAATCAACACTGTCAGGTTCCCAAAGAAG CTCCTGTTGTTGACAGTGCAACCCAGCTTCTCCTGGAGGAAAATAATCAGTTGCTTAACCAGATTGCTGCAAATATCGAAACATTCAAG ATAGAACAGAACACAGATCTCTTTCTTCACACGAGTAACAATATCAAAACAATTTTAAGCAG AATGAGCGAGACACCTGGTATCATGGGTCAGATGACTATGCTGCCTGTGACTGTAAATGAAGACCAGCTAAATTCACTTCTTCAACTGAACAGAATG GTTGCATCATATGGCGCAACACACCCTTCTCATACGAAGCAAGAACCACGGAGCTAA
- the LOC133887934 gene encoding uncharacterized protein LOC133887934 isoform X1, which yields MAADSSMGFHQGITASMYNHHMLSFQSSSDVRISGGATGGMVMAPRSVSGTSSNAGLFLSPNSGVIGNASGVGPSRSSSGDVLRGTGAPKYKFVTGSPSEWSDRELGILKEGLVRYAREPNIMKYIKIAAMLPNRTIRDVALRCWWATGKDRRKKPDGFYTGKKLRDMKQIQEKMVASAPMANFHMAPTNNISPFSISMQHPNQHCQVPKEAAPVVDSATQLLLEENNQLLNQIAANIETFKIEQNTDLFLHTSNNIKTILSRMSETPGIMGQMTMLPVTVNEDQLNSLLQLNRMVASYGATHPSHTKQEPRS from the exons ATGGCCGCTGATTCCAGCATGGGGTTTCACCAGGGGATCACCGCCTCGATGTACAACCACCACATGCTCTCTTTCCAATCAAGCAGCGACGTAAGAATCAGCGGCGGCGCTACCGGTGGTATGGTCATGGCCCCGAGGAGTGTGAGTGGGACCAGTAGCAACGCCGGTTTGTTCCTCTCCCCAAACTCCGGCGTCATCGGCAACGCGTCGGGGGTTGGCCCGTCAAGGAGCTCGTCGGGGGATGTGTTACGTGGTACGGGGGCGCCCAAGTATAAGTTTGTCACTGGTTCGCCTTCGGAGTGGAGTGACCGGGAGCTGGGTATACTGAAGGAAGGGCTTGTAAG ATATGCTCGTGAACCTAATATCATGAAGTACATCAAGATAGCGGCTATGCTGCCCAACAGGACCATTAGGGATGTTGCATTGCGGTGCTGGTGGGCTACA GGTAAAGACAGAAGGAAGAAGCCTGATGGATTTTATACAGGGAAAAAGTTAAGAGACATGAAG CAAATCCAGGAAAAAATGGTTGCATCTGCCCCGATGGCTAATTTTCACATGGCACCCACAAACAACATATCCCCTTTCTCAATATCGATGCAACATCCAAATCAACACTGTCAGGTTCCCAAAGAAG CAGCTCCTGTTGTTGACAGTGCAACCCAGCTTCTCCTGGAGGAAAATAATCAGTTGCTTAACCAGATTGCTGCAAATATCGAAACATTCAAG ATAGAACAGAACACAGATCTCTTTCTTCACACGAGTAACAATATCAAAACAATTTTAAGCAG AATGAGCGAGACACCTGGTATCATGGGTCAGATGACTATGCTGCCTGTGACTGTAAATGAAGACCAGCTAAATTCACTTCTTCAACTGAACAGAATG GTTGCATCATATGGCGCAACACACCCTTCTCATACGAAGCAAGAACCACGGAGCTAA